The proteins below come from a single Osmerus mordax isolate fOsmMor3 chromosome 3, fOsmMor3.pri, whole genome shotgun sequence genomic window:
- the ubtf gene encoding nucleolar transcription factor 1 isoform X2 — MNGEMEPSIKDIVWPQDDLLKLLEVMKVNLPQKDLTKYKTSESHLDWEKVAFNSYTAEMCKQKWLEVSKEIRKFRTLTELIFDAQDYIKNPYKGKKLKKHPDFPKKPLTPYFRFFMEKRAKYAKLHPEMSNLDLTKILSKKYRELPDKKKKKYVEDFLRDKETFVQSMLKFRELHPDLMESMTKKGSNVPEKPRTPQQLWYNHEKKALLKTHPDATTKDIKDSLGKQWTQLSDKKRLKWIGKSLELQKLYEETMREYIQQHPELNMTQENIVKSTLTKAERHLKDKSDGRPDKPPPNGYSMFCAELMSSMKDVPSTERMVMCSQQWKLLKQAEKDGYQKRCEQRKKEYEIEMNRFLCSLSEEEQQRVLGEQKMLGFKKGNGANSTAAKKKNSKAKEKFKRLETVLKAESEKKGKQDRNQLPDTPKTAQDIWQQSVIGDYLARFKNDRPKAQKAMEATWNTMEKKEKIVWIKKAAEDQKRYDRELSEMRSPATIIASGKKMKFEGEPKKPPSNGYQKFSQEMLSNGELNHLPMKERMAEIGGRWQRQTQKEKDRYKKIAEEKQRQYKVLLEQWLASISPQERATYKEYNSQKRKSTAKPGGTNAKVPAKAVKKVESEDEDDDDDDDEEEEEEEKASSEADSSSADDSEEEDDDNDDNEEEEAEDKENKSESSSSESSSAETSDSDSD; from the exons ATGAATGGGGAAATGGAACCGTCCATCAAAGATATAG TATGGCCACAAGATGATCTGCTTAAACTGTTGGAGGTCATGAAAGTGAACCTCCCTCAGAAAGACCTGACTAAGTATAAAACATCTGAGTCTCATCTTGATTGGGAAAAGGTAGCCTTCAACTCCTACACAGCAGAGATGTGTAAACAGAAATGGCTGGAGGTCTCCAAGGAG ATTCGTAAGTTTCGTACATTAACAGAGCTGATTTTTGACGCCCAAGACTACATTAAGAATCCCTACAAAGGCAAGAAGCTTAAG AAGCATCCAGATTTTCCGAAAAAGCCCTTGACCCCATACTTCCGGTTCTTCATGGAAAAGAGAGCAAAGTATGCCAAACTGCACCCTGAGATGAGCAACTTGGACCTCACCAAGATTCTCTCCAAGAAGTACAGAGAGCTTCCAGACAAGAAGAAG AAAAAATACGTAGAAGACTTCCTGAGAGACAAGGAAACATTTGTGCAAAGCATGCTGAAGTTCAG GGAGCTGCACCCAGATCTGATGGAGAGCATGACGAAGAAAGGTTCCAATGTGCCAGAGAAGCCCAGGACACCTCAGCAGTTGTGGTATAACCATGAGAAGAAGGCACTCCTCAAAACACACCCAGAT GCAACCACCAAAGACATTAAAGATAGTCTTGGGAAACAGTGGACGCAGCTGTCTGACAAAAAGAGACTTAAGTGGATCGGAAAGTCTCTGGAACTGCAGAAATTGTATGAG GAGACAATGCGGGAGTACATTCAACAACACCCAGAGCTGAACATGACCCAGGAGAACATTGTGAAGTCGACCCTGACAAAGGCTGAGAGACATCTGAAAGACAAGTCTGATGGCAGGCCGGACAAACCACCTCC gaaCGGTTACTCCATGTTCTGTGCAGAGTTGATGTCTAGTATGAAGGACGTACCAAGCACAGAACGCATGGTCATGTGCAGCCAACAGTGGAAGCTGCTCAAGCAGGCTGAAAAAGATGGATACCAGAAACGCTGTGAGCAG aggaagaaagaatACGAAATTGAGATGAACCGATTTCTTTGT AGTTTGTCAGAGGAGGAACAGCAGCGTGTCTTGGGCGAGCAAAAGATGCTGGGCTTTAAAAAAGGCAATGGAGCCAACAGTACTGCCGCCAAAAAGAAGAACTCTAAAGCAAAG GAGAAGTTTAAGCGGCTTGAGACTGTTCTGAAAGCCGAGTCTgagaagaaaggaaaacagGATCGTAACCAGCTCCCAGACACCCCCAAAACAGCTCAGGACATCTGGCAACAGAGCGTCATAGGAGACTACCTGGCCAGATTCAAG AACGACCGACCGAAGGCCCAAAAGGCCATGGAAGCAACGTGGAACACcatggagaagaaggagaagattgTCTGGATCAAGAAGGCAGCAGAGGACCAGAAAAGATACGAT AGGGAACTGAGTGAGATGCGCTCACCTGCCACCATCATCGCCTCAGGGAAGAAGATGAAGTTTGAGGGCGAGCCCAAGAAACCACCATC AAATGGCTATCAGAAGTTCTCACAGGAAATGCTGTCCAATGGCGAGCTGAACCATCTCCCCATGAAGGAGCGGATGGCTGAGATTGGTGGCCGCTGGCAGAGGCAGACCCAGAAGGAGAAGGACCGCTACAAGAAGATTgctgaggagaagcagaggcagTACAAAGTCCTGCTGGAACAGTGGCTAGCG AGTATTTCTCCTCAAGAGAGAGCCACTTACAAGGAATACAACTCGCAA AAAAGAAAGAGCACAGCAAAACCAGGAGGCACTAATGCCAAAGTTCCAGCCAAGGCAGTAAAAAAAGTG gaatcggaggatgaagatgatgatgatgatgacgacgaggaggaggaggaggaagagaaggcctCTTCCGAGGCTGATTCCTCCAGTGCAGACGACAGTGAAGAGGAAGACGACGACAATGATGAT aacgaggaggaggaggcggaagaCAAGGAGAACAAGTCTGAGAGCAGTAGCAGCGAGTCGAGCTCTGCTGAGACGTCGGACTCTGATTCAGACTAA
- the ubtf gene encoding nucleolar transcription factor 1 isoform X1, with the protein MNGEMEPSIKDIVWPQDDLLKLLEVMKVNLPQKDLTKYKTSESHLDWEKVAFNSYTAEMCKQKWLEVSKEIRKFRTLTELIFDAQDYIKNPYKGKKLKKHPDFPKKPLTPYFRFFMEKRAKYAKLHPEMSNLDLTKILSKKYRELPDKKKKKYVEDFLRDKETFVQSMLKFRELHPDLMESMTKKGSNVPEKPRTPQQLWYNHEKKALLKTHPDATTKDIKDSLGKQWTQLSDKKRLKWIGKSLELQKLYEETMREYIQQHPELNMTQENIVKSTLTKAERHLKDKSDGRPDKPPPNGYSMFCAELMSSMKDVPSTERMVMCSQQWKLLKQAEKDGYQKRCEQRKKEYEIEMNRFLCSLSEEEQQRVLGEQKMLGFKKGNGANSTAAKKKNSKAKASPEKPKRPISAMFIFSEEKRPKLQQERPDLSESELTRLLARMWNDLSDKKKEKFKRLETVLKAESEKKGKQDRNQLPDTPKTAQDIWQQSVIGDYLARFKNDRPKAQKAMEATWNTMEKKEKIVWIKKAAEDQKRYDRELSEMRSPATIIASGKKMKFEGEPKKPPSNGYQKFSQEMLSNGELNHLPMKERMAEIGGRWQRQTQKEKDRYKKIAEEKQRQYKVLLEQWLASISPQERATYKEYNSQKRKSTAKPGGTNAKVPAKAVKKVESEDEDDDDDDDEEEEEEEKASSEADSSSADDSEEEDDDNDDNEEEEAEDKENKSESSSSESSSAETSDSDSD; encoded by the exons ATGAATGGGGAAATGGAACCGTCCATCAAAGATATAG TATGGCCACAAGATGATCTGCTTAAACTGTTGGAGGTCATGAAAGTGAACCTCCCTCAGAAAGACCTGACTAAGTATAAAACATCTGAGTCTCATCTTGATTGGGAAAAGGTAGCCTTCAACTCCTACACAGCAGAGATGTGTAAACAGAAATGGCTGGAGGTCTCCAAGGAG ATTCGTAAGTTTCGTACATTAACAGAGCTGATTTTTGACGCCCAAGACTACATTAAGAATCCCTACAAAGGCAAGAAGCTTAAG AAGCATCCAGATTTTCCGAAAAAGCCCTTGACCCCATACTTCCGGTTCTTCATGGAAAAGAGAGCAAAGTATGCCAAACTGCACCCTGAGATGAGCAACTTGGACCTCACCAAGATTCTCTCCAAGAAGTACAGAGAGCTTCCAGACAAGAAGAAG AAAAAATACGTAGAAGACTTCCTGAGAGACAAGGAAACATTTGTGCAAAGCATGCTGAAGTTCAG GGAGCTGCACCCAGATCTGATGGAGAGCATGACGAAGAAAGGTTCCAATGTGCCAGAGAAGCCCAGGACACCTCAGCAGTTGTGGTATAACCATGAGAAGAAGGCACTCCTCAAAACACACCCAGAT GCAACCACCAAAGACATTAAAGATAGTCTTGGGAAACAGTGGACGCAGCTGTCTGACAAAAAGAGACTTAAGTGGATCGGAAAGTCTCTGGAACTGCAGAAATTGTATGAG GAGACAATGCGGGAGTACATTCAACAACACCCAGAGCTGAACATGACCCAGGAGAACATTGTGAAGTCGACCCTGACAAAGGCTGAGAGACATCTGAAAGACAAGTCTGATGGCAGGCCGGACAAACCACCTCC gaaCGGTTACTCCATGTTCTGTGCAGAGTTGATGTCTAGTATGAAGGACGTACCAAGCACAGAACGCATGGTCATGTGCAGCCAACAGTGGAAGCTGCTCAAGCAGGCTGAAAAAGATGGATACCAGAAACGCTGTGAGCAG aggaagaaagaatACGAAATTGAGATGAACCGATTTCTTTGT AGTTTGTCAGAGGAGGAACAGCAGCGTGTCTTGGGCGAGCAAAAGATGCTGGGCTTTAAAAAAGGCAATGGAGCCAACAGTACTGCCGCCAAAAAGAAGAACTCTAAAGCAAAG GCCAGCCCAGAGAAGCCCAAAAGGCCCATCTCAGCCATGTTCATCTTCTCGGAAGAAAAACGTCCTAAACTGCAGCAGGAGCGACCCGACCTGTCTGAGAGTGAGCTCACCAGGCTGTTGGCACGCATGTGGAATGACCTCTCAGACAAGAAAAAG GAGAAGTTTAAGCGGCTTGAGACTGTTCTGAAAGCCGAGTCTgagaagaaaggaaaacagGATCGTAACCAGCTCCCAGACACCCCCAAAACAGCTCAGGACATCTGGCAACAGAGCGTCATAGGAGACTACCTGGCCAGATTCAAG AACGACCGACCGAAGGCCCAAAAGGCCATGGAAGCAACGTGGAACACcatggagaagaaggagaagattgTCTGGATCAAGAAGGCAGCAGAGGACCAGAAAAGATACGAT AGGGAACTGAGTGAGATGCGCTCACCTGCCACCATCATCGCCTCAGGGAAGAAGATGAAGTTTGAGGGCGAGCCCAAGAAACCACCATC AAATGGCTATCAGAAGTTCTCACAGGAAATGCTGTCCAATGGCGAGCTGAACCATCTCCCCATGAAGGAGCGGATGGCTGAGATTGGTGGCCGCTGGCAGAGGCAGACCCAGAAGGAGAAGGACCGCTACAAGAAGATTgctgaggagaagcagaggcagTACAAAGTCCTGCTGGAACAGTGGCTAGCG AGTATTTCTCCTCAAGAGAGAGCCACTTACAAGGAATACAACTCGCAA AAAAGAAAGAGCACAGCAAAACCAGGAGGCACTAATGCCAAAGTTCCAGCCAAGGCAGTAAAAAAAGTG gaatcggaggatgaagatgatgatgatgatgacgacgaggaggaggaggaggaagagaaggcctCTTCCGAGGCTGATTCCTCCAGTGCAGACGACAGTGAAGAGGAAGACGACGACAATGATGAT aacgaggaggaggaggcggaagaCAAGGAGAACAAGTCTGAGAGCAGTAGCAGCGAGTCGAGCTCTGCTGAGACGTCGGACTCTGATTCAGACTAA
- the slc4a1a gene encoding solute carrier family 4 member 1a (Diego blood group), translating into MENDLSFGQDNNMSSDENDSLVPSLLRLTPSDRYSYDLEMSRQEEDNKPPLPISLPAATEAFLNMNTNATTRGDAQAYVELNELRGSTWQETGRWVGFEENMNPATGVWSPSHISYLTFKSLIQLRKTMSTGVVILDLNAGSLSAVAESVADQLLSKNEIRSSDRDVLLRALLQRRSQSEGQPIQVTPGGIEMQTFSVTKQRDKSDSIEASIVLSGVLDSLESPAVAFVRLKDSVVMESVLEVPVPVRFVFVLVGPSKSGLDYHESGRAMGALMADWVFSLEAYLAQTDKDLTNAIADFMDCSIVIPPTEIQDQTMLQPIINFQKQMLRDRLRPYDTRLIMGGDAKVDTGPEEPREDPLARTGYPFGGMVKDLKRRYRHYISDYTDALNPQVLAAVIFIYFAALSPAITFGGLLADKTEQMMGVSELMISTCIQGIIFCLIAAQPVLVIGFSGPLLVFEEAFYVFCKSQDLEYIVGRIWVGMWLVIIVVIIVAVEGSFLVRYISRFTQEIFSILISLIFIYETFSKLMKIFKAHPLILNYDHLNDTHDNPFRPVIKEHIEVHPDGNVTIKELEIEPAYPNTALLSMCLMFGCFFIAYFLRMFKNGHFLPGPIRRLIGDFGVPIAIFIMIAIDINIEDAYTQKLVVPKGLMVTNPKVRGWFINPMGEHKPFPTWMMFACCVPALLVFILIFLESQITTLIVSKPERKMVKGSGFHFDLLLLVTMGGIGSLFGVPWLSAATVRSVTHANALTVMSKGPKPEIEKVLEQRISGMLVAIMVGVSILMEPILKMIPMTALFGIFLYMGITSLSGIQMWDRILLMIVPKKYFPQDAYATRVKTLRMHMFTLIQVVCLAVLWAVKMSPFSLALPFVIILTIPLRMLLTGTVFSVTEMKCLDADDAKVKFEEEPGEDMYHESPLP; encoded by the exons GACTCCTTCAGACCGGTACAGCTACGATCTGGAGATgagcaggcaggaggaggacaacAAGCCCCCCTTGCCGATTAGCCTTCCTGCTGCCACAGAGG CTTTTCTCAACATGAACACCAATGCCACAACCAGAGGAGACGCTCAG gcatATGTGGAGCTGAACGAGCTCAGGGGCAGCACCTGGCAGGAGACTGGTCGATGGGTGGGCTTTGAGGAGAATATGAACCCAGCCACGGGCGTCTGGAGCCCCTCCCACATCTCCTACCTCACCTTCAAGAGTCTGATCCAGCTCCGCAAGACCATgagcacag gtgtggtcATCCTTGACCTCAACGCAGGCAGTCTGTCTGCTGTGGCCGAAAGTGTGGCTGATCAACTGCTGAGCAAGAACGAGATCCGCTCAAGTGATCGAGATGTTCTTCTGAGGGCTCTCCTGCAGAGacgcag TCAGTCTGAGGGACAACCTATTCAAGTTACACCAGGAGGCATAGAGATGCAGACGTTTTCTGTCACCAAGCAG AGAGATAAATCTGATAGTATAGAAGCCTCCATCGTCCtgtcag GGGTCCTGGACTCGCTGGAGAGTCCTGCTGTGGCCTTTGTCAGGCTGAAGGACTCTGTGGTGATGGAGTCGGTTCTGGAGGTCCCTGTGCCGGTGCGCTTCGTGTTTGTCCTGGTGGGGCCCAGCAAGAGCGGCCTGGACTACCATGAGAGTGGGCGAGCCATGGGGGCACTGATGGCTGACTGG GTGTTCAGTCTTGAGGCGTACCTGGCCCAGACTGACAAGGACCTGACCAATGCCATCGCTGACTTCATGGACTGCAGCATTGTCATCCCGCCCACTGAGATCCAAGACCAGACTATGCTCCAGCCAATCATCAACTTCCAGAAGCAGATGCTGCGTGACAGACTCCGCCCCTATGACACCCGCCTCATCATGGGTGGAGATGCTAAAG TGGACACGGGTCCTGAGGAGCCAAGAGAAGACCCTCTGGCACGTACAGGCTATCCGTTTGGTGGGATGGTGAAAGACCTCAAGCGCCGTTACCGCCATTACATCAGCGACTACACAGATGCTCTGAATCCTCAGGTCTTGGCAGCTGTAATTTTCATCTACTTTGCTGCCCTATCTCCTGCCATCACCTTCGGAGGACTTCTTG CTGACAAGACCGAGCAGATGATGGGCGTGTCAGAGCTCATGATCTCCACCTGTATTCAGGGCATCATCTTCTGCCTCATTGCTGCGCAACCCGTTCTGGTCATCGGCTTCTCAGGACCACTATTGGTGTTTGAGGAGGCATTCTATGTA TTCTGTAAGTCTCAGGACCTGGAGTACATAGTGGGCCGCATCTGGGTGGGTATGTGGCTGGTGATCATAGTGGTGATCATCGTGGCTGTCGAGGGCAGCTTCCTGGTCAGATACATATCCCGCTTCACCCAGGAGATCTTCTCCATCCTTATCTCCCTCATCTTCATCTACGAGACCTTCAGCAAGCTCATGAAG ATCTTCAAAGCTCACCCTTTGATTCTGAACTACGACCACTTGAACGACACCCATGACAACCCATTCCGCCCGGTAATCAAGGAGCACATTGAAGTCCATCCCGATGGCAACGTCACAATAAAGGAGCTGGAGATCGAGCCGGCGTACCCCAACACAGCTCTTCTCTCCATGTGTCTGATGTTCGGATGTTTCTTCATCGCGTACTTCCTCCGCATGTTCAAAAATGGCCACTTCCTTCCGGGTCCG ATTCGTCGTTTGATCGGAGATTTTGGCGTTCCGATCGCTATTTTCATTATGATTGCTATAGACATCAATATCGAGGATGCTTACACTCAG AAATTGGTGGTGCCAAAGGGGCTCATGGTGACCAACCCAAAAGTCAGAGGCTGGTTCATTAACCCCATGGGAGAGCACAAGCCTTTCCCCACCTGGATGATGTTCGCCTGCTGCGTTCCCGCCCTTCTCgtcttcatcctcatcttcctcgAATCCCAGATCACCAC ACTTATTGTGAGCAAACCCGAAAGGAAGATGGTGAAGGGTTCTGGTTTCCATTTTGACCTCCTCTTACTGGTGACCATGGGGGGCATCGGGTCTCTGTTTGGAGTGCCATGGTTGAGTGCTGCCACTGTGCGGTCTGTCACCCACGCCAACGCCCTGACTGTCATGTCCAAAGGCCCAAAGCCTGAGATTGAGAAGGTGCTGGAGCAAAGAATCAGTGGCATGCTTGTGGCTATTATGGTTG GTGTGTCTATTCTCATGGAGCCCATCCTGAAGATGATTCCCATGACTGCCTTGTTTGGAATATTCCTCTACATGGGTATCACCTCACTCAGTGGGATTCAGATGTGGGACCGCATTCTTCTGATGATTGTACCCAAGAAATACTTTCCGCAGGATGCCTATGCCACCAGG GTGAAGACCTTGCGGATGCACATGTTCACCTTGATCCAAGTTGTGTGCTTGGCCGTGCTGTGGGCGGTGAAGATGAGCCCCTTCTCTCTGGCTCTGCCCTtcgtcatcatcctcaccatcccATTGCGCATGCTCCTGACTGGTACAGTCTTTTCAGTCACGGAGATGAAATGT CTGGATGCTGATGATGCCAAAGTGAAGTTTGAAGAAGAGCCAGGAGAGGATATGTACCATGAGTCCCCATTGCCATAA